A part of Armatimonadota bacterium genomic DNA contains:
- a CDS encoding lipoate--protein ligase family protein, which yields MAAIWRLIRQGDLDAALNMAVDEALLLSHAEGKSPPTIRFYGWDRPSISLGYFQDSERGLNPDAIRARGLQLVRRLTGGRAVLHGHDLTFSIVVGSELLPADRRSVPGSHSWLMQGIIGGLRAMGLDARLGRSQAAPSGRSADCFAHIASCDVTVGDRKVAGSAQARKQGIILEQGSIPLQKPVVNLEDVFGSPSPEAGESAVVLDRDALESAIVGSFAHMLGAPPFDGELSPLEVDKALSLRSAKYDDPEWTLRAYRPVR from the coding sequence ATGGCAGCAATCTGGCGACTGATTCGGCAGGGTGATCTCGATGCCGCACTTAACATGGCGGTCGATGAGGCGCTTCTGCTGTCCCATGCGGAAGGCAAGTCTCCACCGACGATCAGGTTCTACGGCTGGGATAGACCCTCCATTTCCCTGGGCTACTTCCAGGATTCCGAGCGCGGCCTCAATCCCGACGCTATTCGAGCTCGCGGCTTGCAGTTAGTACGGAGGCTCACCGGAGGTCGTGCAGTGTTGCACGGGCATGACCTGACCTTCAGCATTGTGGTAGGCTCGGAACTGCTGCCAGCAGACCGTAGAAGTGTGCCGGGCAGCCATTCCTGGCTCATGCAGGGCATTATCGGCGGTCTGAGGGCTATGGGACTGGACGCTCGGCTCGGACGGAGTCAAGCGGCTCCATCGGGCCGCAGCGCAGACTGCTTCGCGCATATCGCCTCATGCGATGTCACGGTCGGCGACCGAAAAGTGGCCGGTTCTGCACAAGCACGCAAGCAGGGGATCATTCTGGAACAGGGATCCATCCCCTTACAGAAGCCCGTAGTCAACCTCGAAGACGTCTTTGGCAGCCCCTCTCCTGAGGCCGGGGAGTCAGCCGTTGTACTCGATAGAGACGCACTTGAGAGTGCGATAGTTGGAAGTTTCGCACACATGCTCGGGGCACCGCCCTTTGACGGAGAGCTCTCGCCGCTGGAAGTAGATAAGGCGCTCTCCTTGCGCTCTGCCAAGTATGACGACCCGGAGTGGACGTTGCGGGCGTATCGCCCTGTTCGTTGA
- the gcvPB gene encoding aminomethyl-transferring glycine dehydrogenase subunit GcvPB, which translates to MNDECTVFELSSRGRTGIMLPSSDVPDTDAGEILGESALRAELPLPELSQADVVRHYTRLSLRNYGVDTGFYPLGSCTMKHNPKIHESLAALSGFSMVHPYQDDSTCQGILRVLFEMERFLAEIAGMDSVTLQPAAGAQGELVAMMLFKKHYERLGDVQRRVVLVPDSSHGTNPATASRCGYEVVKIPSGRDGCVDLQALRESLSDDTAALMLTNPNTLGLFEVRVTEIARMVHEAGALLYCDGANMNAILGVARPGDMGFDAMHFNLHKTFASPHGGGGPGSGPVAVKSFLAPYLPIPRIVRRDQGFVLEQERPHSIGRAHAFLGNVGVIIRAYLYILGIGGAGLRAVSENAVLNANYLLARVGEHYDVPYGNRCMHEFVASATRQKVRGVRAADIAKRLMDFAFHPPTIYFPLIVPEALMIEPTETESIETLDAFADAMISIAREAESDPDIILSAPHSKIRVRIDEAQAARKLELTWQQSGD; encoded by the coding sequence ATGAATGACGAGTGCACGGTTTTCGAACTGAGTTCTCGGGGGCGGACCGGCATAATGCTTCCATCAAGCGACGTCCCTGACACCGACGCCGGAGAAATCCTGGGGGAGAGTGCTCTGCGCGCGGAGCTTCCGCTGCCTGAGCTAAGCCAGGCGGATGTGGTGCGCCACTACACGCGACTTTCTCTTCGTAACTACGGTGTTGATACGGGGTTTTACCCACTCGGCTCCTGTACCATGAAACACAACCCGAAGATTCACGAGAGCCTGGCCGCCTTGTCCGGGTTCAGCATGGTGCATCCGTATCAGGATGATTCGACTTGCCAGGGTATCTTGCGGGTGCTCTTTGAGATGGAGCGGTTCCTTGCGGAGATCGCCGGAATGGATTCCGTAACACTGCAGCCGGCAGCTGGCGCGCAGGGCGAACTCGTCGCTATGATGCTCTTCAAGAAACACTATGAGCGGCTGGGAGACGTCCAGCGTCGAGTAGTTCTCGTCCCTGATTCGTCGCACGGCACGAATCCGGCGACCGCCTCTCGATGCGGTTACGAGGTGGTGAAGATCCCCTCCGGACGTGATGGCTGCGTGGACCTGCAGGCTCTGCGCGAGAGCCTCTCAGACGATACTGCTGCCTTGATGCTCACCAACCCGAATACGCTCGGGCTATTCGAAGTGCGGGTGACGGAGATTGCACGTATGGTTCACGAGGCGGGCGCTTTGCTCTATTGCGATGGTGCCAACATGAATGCCATACTGGGAGTTGCACGTCCGGGGGACATGGGATTCGACGCCATGCATTTCAACCTGCACAAGACGTTCGCCTCACCGCATGGTGGTGGAGGACCCGGGTCCGGCCCTGTCGCCGTAAAGAGCTTTCTCGCACCTTATCTGCCGATCCCAAGGATTGTTCGGCGAGATCAAGGGTTCGTGTTGGAGCAGGAACGACCGCATTCGATCGGCCGCGCCCATGCTTTTCTCGGCAACGTAGGCGTGATCATACGCGCATACCTGTACATCCTCGGTATTGGTGGAGCCGGACTCCGAGCGGTCAGCGAGAATGCGGTCCTGAACGCCAACTACTTGCTTGCGAGGGTGGGGGAGCACTACGATGTACCCTATGGGAATCGCTGTATGCATGAGTTCGTAGCATCAGCGACACGCCAGAAGGTCCGCGGAGTCAGAGCCGCGGATATTGCCAAGCGCCTTATGGATTTCGCGTTCCATCCGCCGACGATCTACTTCCCGCTGATCGTTCCAGAGGCGTTGATGATAGAGCCGACGGAGACCGAGAGCATCGAGACTCTGGATGCCTTTGCGGATGCAATGATTAGTATAGCCCGCGAGGCGGAATCCGACCCGGACATCATCTTGTCAGCGCCTCATTCCAAGATTAGAGTCAGGATTGACGAAGCCCAAGCCGCACGGAAGCTGGAGTTGACATGGCAGCAATCTGGCGACTGA
- the gcvPA gene encoding aminomethyl-transferring glycine dehydrogenase subunit GcvPA yields the protein MDGDRQDGRPQRSGGPDVLRTIREVHRRALRSPYIPNTDSDIRTMLETIGLAEVSDLFAHIPGDLRLDKELDVPGPMSELELRRFADGLSRENRNLDECICFLGAGVYDHYIPATVRAITARSEFYTSYTPYQPEMSQGNLQVIFEFQTMISQLTGMEVSNASMYDGASALAEAALMADNITSRNQWLVSRSVHPAYRRTMETYAWGSGSVMKETPLCGIETDPDGISRLMSDTVSCVVIQYPNFFGLVEDVHLIEEIAHRHGAMLVVCADPISLGLLKPPGEFNADICVAEGQSLGVHPGYGGPLLGLMACKKEHVRQMPGRLVGGTTDANGCRSYTLTLQTREQHIRRERATSNICTNQALNALAATVYLATLGPEGLRNTARLCFDKSQYASRLASESEGFAIPFGYSFVKEFVLKTNKPIKSLNAELLKRGIIGGLDLGSFYSELAGHMLVCVTEKHTREQIEYFAECLNA from the coding sequence ATGGATGGTGATCGTCAAGATGGACGACCCCAGCGAAGTGGAGGACCTGATGTCCTCCGAACAATACGAGAGGTTCATCGAAGGGCATTGAGATCACCATACATACCCAACACCGATTCCGACATCCGCACTATGCTGGAGACGATCGGCCTGGCAGAGGTATCAGATCTCTTCGCTCATATTCCTGGCGATCTCCGCCTCGACAAGGAACTGGACGTACCGGGTCCCATGTCCGAGTTGGAGCTACGCCGTTTCGCCGACGGTCTCAGCCGTGAGAACAGGAACCTCGACGAATGCATCTGTTTTCTCGGAGCAGGTGTCTACGACCACTACATTCCCGCGACTGTGCGTGCCATCACGGCGCGATCGGAGTTCTACACATCGTACACACCTTATCAGCCGGAGATGAGCCAAGGGAACCTGCAGGTCATATTCGAGTTTCAGACTATGATCAGCCAGCTCACCGGAATGGAAGTCTCCAACGCTTCCATGTATGATGGCGCTAGCGCGCTCGCGGAAGCGGCACTCATGGCTGACAATATCACAAGTCGCAACCAATGGCTCGTGTCTCGGTCCGTCCACCCCGCGTATCGCAGGACTATGGAGACATACGCATGGGGTTCCGGCAGCGTCATGAAGGAGACACCCCTCTGTGGGATCGAAACCGATCCGGACGGTATCTCGAGACTCATGAGCGATACCGTGTCGTGCGTCGTCATCCAGTACCCGAACTTCTTCGGATTGGTTGAAGACGTACATCTCATTGAAGAGATCGCACATAGGCATGGGGCGATGCTGGTCGTGTGCGCGGATCCAATCTCCCTGGGACTGCTCAAGCCGCCGGGAGAGTTCAATGCGGATATCTGCGTTGCTGAGGGGCAGTCTCTCGGAGTTCACCCCGGGTACGGAGGACCGCTTCTCGGACTGATGGCATGTAAGAAGGAGCACGTTAGGCAGATGCCCGGCAGACTCGTCGGCGGCACTACGGATGCAAACGGATGCCGCTCCTACACGCTCACTCTTCAGACCCGTGAACAGCACATCCGACGAGAGCGCGCGACTTCCAACATATGCACCAACCAAGCCCTTAACGCTCTCGCCGCGACAGTCTATCTCGCGACGCTGGGACCGGAAGGGCTCCGTAACACCGCCCGTCTCTGCTTCGATAAGTCGCAGTACGCGTCACGACTGGCGTCTGAGTCTGAGGGCTTCGCCATCCCATTCGGATATAGCTTTGTTAAGGAATTTGTGCTTAAGACTAATAAGCCTATTAAGTCGTTGAACGCGGAACTGCTCAAGCGCGGCATCATCGGGGGGCTCGACCTCGGAAGCTTCTACTCCGAGTTGGCGGGGCATATGCTGGTCTGCGTGACAGAGAAACACACGAGAGAGCAGATTGAATACTTTGCAGAGTGTCTCAACGCATGA
- the gcvH gene encoding glycine cleavage system protein GcvH encodes MNPDDLKYTASHEWLKVEDDLATVGITEHAQSELGDIVFMELPDVGATVQRGDMFGTIESIKSVSDIIAPVSGEIVEVNEELTETPERVNESPYAAGWMVIVKMDDPSEVEDLMSSEQYERFIEGH; translated from the coding sequence ATGAATCCTGATGATCTCAAATACACAGCATCGCACGAGTGGCTCAAGGTCGAGGATGACTTGGCCACGGTCGGAATCACGGAGCACGCTCAATCCGAACTGGGAGACATAGTGTTCATGGAGTTGCCCGACGTCGGGGCGACTGTGCAGAGGGGCGACATGTTCGGAACCATCGAGTCGATCAAGAGTGTTTCCGACATCATCGCACCAGTCAGCGGTGAGATAGTGGAAGTCAACGAGGAACTCACTGAGACCCCCGAGCGGGTCAATGAAAGCCCCTATGCAGCGGGATGGATGGTGATCGTCAAGATGGACGACCCCAGCGAAGTGGAGGACCTGATGTCCTCCGAACAATACGAGAGGTTCATCGAAGGGCATTGA
- the gcvT gene encoding glycine cleavage system aminomethyltransferase GcvT — protein MRTPLFNEHIRLGARMTDFAGWEMPLQYSGISHETLSVRYAVGLFDLSHMGEILISGTGALEALQRIMTNDASRLCEGQAQYTLLCADDGGVLDDLILYRLESDSYLAVVNASNADNDFRWISAHAAPGAEVTNRSTDTAIIAVQGPRSEQVLTESADLDLTLIPRFHARYGKVGAVKCLAARTGYTGEDGFELLCDWNDASTLWSHLLDTGKAYGMEPAGLGARDVLRLELAYPLHGHELSAEITPVEARLMWAVHLEKGDFLGRTAIESQSAAGAARRLVGLEVNDRCIPRHAQVVLADDVQVGIVTSGTFSPTLQKPIALAYVDRKFVQPGTDLAIMIRDRKCGVRVTGTPFYRPKPIHVGMPAQEEGEL, from the coding sequence ATGCGCACCCCTCTTTTCAATGAACATATCCGGCTAGGGGCCAGAATGACCGACTTCGCGGGATGGGAGATGCCGCTGCAATACTCCGGCATATCGCATGAGACCCTGTCGGTTCGCTACGCCGTTGGCCTTTTTGACCTGTCGCACATGGGCGAGATACTCATCTCCGGCACCGGCGCACTCGAGGCTTTGCAGAGGATTATGACCAATGACGCCTCGAGACTTTGCGAAGGGCAAGCCCAGTACACTCTACTGTGCGCCGATGATGGCGGCGTGCTCGACGACCTAATACTCTATCGCCTAGAGAGCGACTCCTATCTCGCGGTGGTGAACGCATCCAATGCCGACAACGATTTTCGTTGGATCAGTGCTCACGCGGCGCCTGGCGCTGAAGTGACAAACCGGTCCACCGATACCGCCATAATCGCCGTGCAAGGCCCACGTTCTGAACAGGTTCTCACTGAGTCGGCGGATTTAGATCTTACCCTGATACCCAGGTTTCACGCTCGGTACGGTAAGGTGGGCGCTGTCAAGTGTCTCGCGGCGCGCACAGGTTACACCGGGGAAGACGGGTTCGAACTGCTCTGTGACTGGAACGATGCCTCGACTCTATGGTCACATCTGCTGGACACAGGAAAAGCGTACGGCATGGAACCCGCCGGCCTCGGAGCTCGGGATGTGCTCAGGCTGGAGTTGGCCTATCCGCTTCACGGGCACGAACTCTCGGCGGAGATCACTCCCGTAGAGGCACGCCTGATGTGGGCAGTACATCTCGAGAAGGGCGATTTTCTGGGGCGCACAGCCATTGAGTCGCAGTCTGCTGCAGGCGCCGCAAGGAGACTCGTCGGACTTGAGGTCAATGACAGATGCATTCCACGCCATGCGCAAGTCGTTCTCGCGGACGATGTTCAGGTGGGCATTGTCACCAGTGGGACCTTCTCGCCCACGCTGCAGAAACCAATCGCGCTTGCATACGTTGACCGGAAGTTCGTTCAACCGGGAACCGATCTTGCGATCATGATACGCGACAGGAAGTGCGGTGTTCGCGTGACCGGCACTCCATTCTACAGGCCGAAGCCTATCCATGTCGGGATGCCCGCGCAGGAGGAGGGAGAACTATGA